Within the Candidatus Neomarinimicrobiota bacterium genome, the region GGGGTCCGTAGCCATCCCACGTGCAGGGGTAGACCCCGATGCCGGTGCTGGAAATGAAAGCCTCATCCATCTGCTTGGCGGAGGCAGCGGGTATGGGAGCGTGGTCCACCGTCAACCCCAGGGGCCGGGCGAGATCGAGCACCAGGTCGCGGGTGACGCCGGGGAGGATGCCCAGGGAGCGATCGGGCGTATGCAGCGTCTGGCCCTTGATGAAGAAGATATTGCGTATGGCACATTCGGTTACCAGTCCGTCGCGGTTGACGAAGACGGGCTCATAGGCGCCCTGCGCCACCGCGTCGCGGATCGCCAGCATGTTCCCCAGATAGGTCATGGACTTGAGGGCCGGCACCATGCGGGCAATGGGGTAGTCTTCCTCCTGCACGAAGAGCACTTTGACCGGGATGGCGGGCTGGGCATCGATGAACCGGAAGCCGGCGTACAGGTTGGCCGGGCCGGGATGCTTCCAGGGGGCACCCGCCAAGGTACCCCGCGTGCACATGAGGCGAATGAGGGTATCCTGCAACTGGTTGCGCTCCACCAGCGATTCCATGACCGCCACCACCTCGTCATCGGGCAGGGGGAAGTCAATCTGCAACATCTGCATGCCCTCGCGCATCCGGGCCAGATGTCTAAGGGGCCGAAAGATGGAACCGTTGGCCACGCGGAGGGTCTCGAACAGGCCATCGCCGTACCAGAAGCCGCTGTCCATGAAGGGGACGGTGGCCTGGCTCTGGCGCACCCAGTCACCATTGGCGTAAACGATGGGGTCTTTAAGCGGTGTTGCCGGCATGGGGTTCGCCGCCTGCGGCAGTCAAATTCAGGCGGGTGAAGTTTATGCTATCCCGGCTGGTGATGGCGAAGGAAAAGATCTCGC harbors:
- a CDS encoding aminotransferase class IV; its protein translation is MPATPLKDPIVYANGDWVRQSQATVPFMDSGFWYGDGLFETLRVANGSIFRPLRHLARMREGMQMLQIDFPLPDDEVVAVMESLVERNQLQDTLIRLMCTRGTLAGAPWKHPGPANLYAGFRFIDAQPAIPVKVLFVQEEDYPIARMVPALKSMTYLGNMLAIRDAVAQGAYEPVFVNRDGLVTECAIRNIFFIKGQTLHTPDRSLGILPGVTRDLVLDLARPLGLTVDHAPIPAASAKQMDEAFISSTGIGVYPCTWDGYGPREYPLTMRLRAAVEAQVQRETGGG